A region of the Sandaracinaceae bacterium genome:
CACGCAGCCCGGTCGGGCCCGTGCACGTCCGGCTGGAAGCTGCTCTCCAGCGCGCCGCCAAGGACGGCGTCGAAGCCCACGCGAGCAACGCGCACGGCGAGCACGCGCTCTTGGTCTACCTTCGTGGCCCACCCGCAGCGGTACATCATCCAGAGGAAGTTCGGCTTGATCCAGCTCATCCGGGAGAACGACCAAGGGCCACCGAAGCGCTGGTGCGCCACCGCCCAGTCCGCGATGGCAGCGTTGTAGGCCTGATAGACCACGACGCTCTCGTCATCGTAGTGCGCGAGAATGTGCCGGCCCGTGCTGGGCCAGCTCGCGCGCTGTTCGAGGTATGGGGCAACGGGCAACATCGCTCATGAGGCTACTCGACTTGGTGCCACGCGTGCCGGTAGCGCGCTCGGGCTGCGTCCTGCGCTGGCTTGCTTCGCGTCATCAGCGGTACCCCTCCGGGCAGGCCACCCACCCTGCCCCCTCGGATTGGGGAATCAAGAACACGCCCGGAGCTGCGCCAATGCTGGCGGCTGCGTCCAGCTCGCTGATGGACTCGCGGGGATAGCCTGGCGCCAGCGGCCAGCCCCGCTGCAGGAGGTGCACCGTGCGCTCGCGCGCTCCCCACTCGAGACGGATGCATACCTCGCCCTGCAGCGTGGGCGTGAGGTAGGCGCGTTGGCGATGCTCGACCTGGTCGCCGCGCACACCGGGCTCGCGCCAGCGCGCGCCAACACCCACGCGAGCGATGCGATGCGCGGTGAGACCACGGTACCGCCCGAGTCTCACCAACACCACCTCGCTCACATAAGTCTCGTCCGCAAGGCCGCCACTCTGGTCCCAGCGCCACTCCGTGATCCAGGAGCCCGCGTCGTCGCGCCCCAAGAATCGAGTGGGAGCAGAGGCCCTCAGCCGAGCGGCCCGGAGAGCGTCGCGCGGCGTGCACGTCCACACCCCCGCTTCGCGCAAGCATGCGCTGGTCTCTGCGGCGCTGTCGTCCTCCCAGTCCTGCGCGCTCATGGACACCAGGCTGGCCCCGTCGGCGGCGTCTACCGTGTGCACCACCAGCGCGTTCCACGTGAGCGCAGGGTCGGGTGCCGCGGCGCCGTCGCCGCGTGGCTCGGCCCGCCGCACGCGAATGCGCCCCGGGCGACGGGTGTGCGCGAGACCCGTGACCTGACCGCCCGCATGCTCGAGCCACTTCGCGATGCGCGTGACCGCCACTTCCCCGATGTAGTTGCGAACGTCCCAGCCCAGCGCGGGCCCCCGCGCCCCGCTGGAAAAGGCGCCGCTCACCGGTCCGCCTGGCGTGGCCACCTGAAAGAGCATCTCGGCCACGGCCCCCTCCCACGTCACAGAGAGCACGCTCTCGGGCACGGCCCATGTCGGCACGCATCCTGGAGTGGGCGTCGAGTCATCGCATGTGACCCCTGGTTGCGGCGCACAGACGATGCCCGCGGTGTGCGTGAGGGCAGCGCGCGTGCGGGCCCAGAGGTCGTCCAGCGCCGGGCCGGGCTCCGCG
Encoded here:
- a CDS encoding DUF4291 family protein translates to MLPVAPYLEQRASWPSTGRHILAHYDDESVVVYQAYNAAIADWAVAHQRFGGPWSFSRMSWIKPNFLWMMYRCGWATKVDQERVLAVRVARVGFDAVLGGALESSFQPDVHGPDRAA